The nucleotide sequence TCGTCGTCGCGTCGAAGGGCGGCGCACCGACGCCTCCGGCGTGGTACCTGAACCTCCAGGCCGAGCCCAAGGCGGAGATCCAGGTCAAGGCCGAGCACATCGCGGTGACCGCGCACACCGCGGAGGGCGCCGAGCGCGACCGCCTGTGGGAGGTCGTGACGGGCTACTGGCCGAACTACAACGCGTACCAGTCGCGTACCGACCGGGTCATCCCCATCGTGGTGCTCACCCCGTCGCGCGGGGGCGACAGCGTATGACCTCCGCCAACGCGACGCCGGGCCGCGTCGCGGGTCAGCCCCGCGGCGCGGCCGGAGGGCCCGAGGCCGCGCGGTCTCGGCCGGGCTCGTGGGCGGACCGTGCGGCGGAGCGCTCGCCGGCCGTGCAGCGGTCCCGGGCCCGCAGTGAGCAGCAGGTGCGGTCGATCCTGGACGCGGCGCGTCGGCTGACGACGGCGAAGGGGACCGCGTTCACCACATCGGACCTCACCAAGGAATCCGGCGTGGCGCTCCAGACGATCTACCGCCACTTCGCGGGCAAGGACCAGATCCTGCTCGCCGTCGTGGAGGAGCTGATCGCCGAACAGGCGGAACGCGCCGAGGAGTTGGCGCGGCACCTGCCGGACCCGGTGTCGCGTCTGCGGTACTACGTCATCGGCACCCTGGATTCGCTGCGCCACGCCACCAACCTGACCGGCGCGCAGTTCATGGTCGCCGAACACTGGCGCCTCCACCAGCTGTTCCCCGACGAGATCGCGGCGGCGAACGAGCCGTACGCGCG is from Yinghuangia sp. ASG 101 and encodes:
- a CDS encoding nitroreductase family deazaflavin-dependent oxidoreductase codes for the protein MSEPGYQKPDLALLGAEHVARYRETNGEVGYEWNGVSALLLTTTGRKSGEARTNALIFGRDGDNYLVVASKGGAPTPPAWYLNLQAEPKAEIQVKAEHIAVTAHTAEGAERDRLWEVVTGYWPNYNAYQSRTDRVIPIVVLTPSRGGDSV
- a CDS encoding TetR/AcrR family transcriptional regulator produces the protein MTSANATPGRVAGQPRGAAGGPEAARSRPGSWADRAAERSPAVQRSRARSEQQVRSILDAARRLTTAKGTAFTTSDLTKESGVALQTIYRHFAGKDQILLAVVEELIAEQAERAEELARHLPDPVSRLRYYVIGTLDSLRHATNLTGAQFMVAEHWRLHQLFPDEIAAANEPYARLVAAELREAAEQGLLSPRNPDWDAWFVIKLVMSTYHHYAFATADEQVEDILEHLWGFCLQAFGGRVEDHSTVDFSGLLEQFRAPEFKGMREVEQR